From Aquificota bacterium, one genomic window encodes:
- a CDS encoding type II secretion system F family protein — protein MPRYRYKAFDEMGSFVESEVDYPSQEALITDLQQKGLNIIQVTSLEEEKEGEKSAFKLSLPFGSRVSDRDLSIFCRQLGTMINAGLNLIDALNILSEQLPNKRLAEASKKVAIMVSEGKPISNSMAEFPSVFTEFIVNLVKVGEETGNLDIALIRAADYYEKMASIKNKIKSAAFYPTFVVIIATVIVTGILYFLVPTFAEIYNSLGGELPLPTQMLIAASNALRSSLLPILAFLIGFSFLFRFLMKKSYQFRRAVHSFMLRAPKMGDLVVKSTMARFARTMATLFSSGVVLERAFEIAGQVAGNVRIREALEAAKKDVIEGAPMHKALEKTGMFPKLIIAMVRVGEDTGKLDEMLDTIARFYEDEFDKAVEGMIKLIEPMLIVFIGGVVGLILIALYLPIFKMGELIKS, from the coding sequence ATGCCAAGGTATAGGTATAAAGCCTTTGATGAGATGGGCTCTTTTGTGGAAAGTGAGGTGGATTATCCAAGCCAAGAGGCCTTAATAACAGATTTACAACAAAAGGGCCTAAACATAATACAGGTAACAAGTCTTGAGGAAGAAAAAGAAGGGGAAAAAAGTGCTTTTAAGCTCTCCCTGCCTTTTGGATCAAGGGTTAGCGACAGAGATCTTTCCATATTTTGTAGACAATTGGGAACGATGATAAATGCTGGACTCAACCTTATAGATGCTTTAAACATACTGTCAGAACAGCTGCCAAATAAGAGGCTTGCTGAAGCAAGCAAGAAGGTGGCAATAATGGTTAGTGAAGGAAAACCCATATCCAATTCTATGGCAGAGTTTCCTTCTGTGTTCACAGAATTCATAGTAAACCTTGTTAAGGTGGGTGAGGAGACTGGTAATCTTGACATTGCCCTTATAAGAGCAGCTGATTACTATGAAAAGATGGCTTCTATAAAAAACAAGATAAAAAGCGCAGCCTTTTATCCTACCTTTGTGGTGATAATAGCCACAGTCATAGTTACGGGTATTTTGTACTTTCTTGTGCCTACCTTTGCGGAGATATATAACTCCCTAGGTGGTGAGCTGCCACTACCTACACAGATGCTAATAGCAGCTTCCAACGCTTTAAGATCAAGTTTATTGCCAATTTTGGCTTTTCTTATAGGGTTTTCCTTCCTTTTTAGATTTCTTATGAAAAAGAGTTATCAATTTAGAAGGGCAGTCCATTCTTTTATGCTAAGGGCTCCCAAGATGGGGGATTTGGTTGTAAAAAGCACCATGGCCAGGTTTGCAAGGACCATGGCAACCCTCTTTTCCAGTGGTGTTGTTCTTGAAAGAGCTTTTGAGATAGCTGGTCAAGTTGCTGGTAATGTAAGGATAAGAGAAGCTTTGGAGGCTGCCAAAAAGGATGTTATTGAAGGAGCTCCAATGCACAAGGCTCTTGAAAAAACAGGCATGTTTCCAAAGCTTATCATAGCTATGGTTAGAGTTGGTGAAGACACGGGTAAACTTGATGAGATGCTTGACACAATAGCCAGATTTTACGAAGACGAGTTTGACAAGGCCGTGGAAGGTATGATAAAGCTTATAGAGCCTATGCTTATTGTGTTTATAGGTGGAGTGGTAGGTTTAATACTCATAGCCTTATATTTGCCCATCTTTAAGATGGGAGAACTGATAAAATCTTAA
- a CDS encoding type IV pilus twitching motility protein PilT — protein sequence MRLIDILQKALRANASDIHITAGARPALRIDGKITPLMEYPILTPEMTQRIAYSVMSEKHRKTLEEKGQVDFSFGVKDIGRFRANVFMQRGSVAAAFRRLPNKIMSVKELGLTEKVLELCHKSMGLVLVTGPTGSGKSTTLASLIDYINQNFPHHIITIEDPIEYVFHHKKSIVNQREIGEDVHSFADALRAALREDPDVILVGEMRDLETIEIALRAAETGHLVFGTLHTNTTISTITRIVDVFPPQQQAQVIVQLSFVLQGVISQRLIPKIGGGRVLAYELMIPNTAIRNLIRENKLQQIYAIMQSGQAQTGMQTMNQSLYSLYRSGLITLEDAYKYSPDIKELENMIKRGG from the coding sequence ATAAGGCTTATAGATATACTTCAAAAGGCCCTTAGGGCTAATGCTTCTGATATTCACATAACGGCCGGTGCAAGGCCAGCATTGCGTATTGATGGTAAGATAACTCCGCTTATGGAATATCCCATATTGACTCCAGAGATGACCCAACGAATTGCTTATTCTGTGATGTCTGAAAAACACAGAAAAACCCTTGAGGAAAAGGGTCAAGTAGACTTTTCCTTTGGTGTAAAGGATATAGGCAGGTTTAGGGCGAACGTTTTTATGCAAAGGGGTTCTGTAGCGGCTGCCTTTAGAAGACTGCCAAACAAGATAATGAGTGTGAAAGAGTTGGGCCTTACGGAAAAAGTTTTAGAGCTTTGCCATAAAAGTATGGGCCTTGTTCTGGTTACAGGTCCAACGGGTTCTGGTAAAAGTACAACGCTTGCTTCTCTTATAGATTACATAAACCAAAACTTCCCACACCACATAATAACCATAGAAGACCCCATAGAGTATGTCTTTCATCACAAAAAGAGCATAGTTAACCAGAGGGAGATTGGGGAAGATGTGCATAGCTTTGCAGATGCCTTAAGGGCTGCCCTTAGGGAAGACCCGGACGTCATACTGGTTGGAGAGATGAGGGACTTGGAAACCATTGAGATAGCTTTGAGGGCAGCAGAAACAGGTCACTTAGTTTTTGGAACGCTTCATACCAACACGACTATATCCACCATAACAAGGATAGTGGATGTTTTCCCGCCACAACAACAAGCACAGGTTATAGTCCAGCTTTCTTTTGTCCTTCAAGGTGTTATATCCCAAAGGCTCATTCCAAAGATAGGTGGTGGAAGGGTTCTTGCTTATGAACTTATGATACCCAACACTGCTATAAGAAATCTTATAAGAGAGAATAAGCTTCAGCAAATATACGCTATTATGCAAAGCGGACAGGCGCAAACGGGTATGCAAACGATGAACCAGTCTCTATATTCACTTTATAGATCTGGTCTTATTACTTTGGAAGATGCTTATAAGTATTCACCAGATATAAAAGAGCTTGAGAATATGATCAAAAGGGGAGGCTAA
- the infC gene encoding translation initiation factor IF-3 codes for MQEYRVNRQIRAKEVRLIDENGKQIGIVPLQEALRIASEKGLDLVEIAPNANPPVCKILDYGKFLYELKKKEKEAKKKQREHAIEVKDMMLSLRIDEHDLKVKLKHMREFLMDGDKVRVRIRFRGREHLHPELGDKLVNRIIEELSDVGQLESPVKKEGNFLVFSLLPKKK; via the coding sequence TTGCAGGAGTATAGGGTAAACAGGCAGATAAGAGCAAAAGAGGTAAGGCTTATAGACGAGAATGGCAAGCAGATAGGCATAGTTCCTTTGCAAGAAGCCTTAAGGATAGCCAGTGAGAAGGGGCTGGACTTAGTAGAGATAGCCCCCAACGCAAACCCGCCTGTGTGCAAAATACTGGATTATGGAAAGTTCTTGTATGAGCTAAAAAAGAAGGAAAAGGAGGCAAAGAAAAAGCAAAGGGAACATGCTATTGAAGTGAAAGATATGATGCTCTCCCTAAGGATTGACGAACACGACCTTAAGGTGAAGCTTAAACATATGAGAGAGTTTCTTATGGATGGGGACAAGGTCAGAGTCAGGATACGCTTTAGAGGAAGAGAACACCTCCATCCCGAGCTGGGCGATAAACTGGTGAATAGGATAATAGAAGAGTTATCCGATGTGGGTCAGCTTGAGTCTCCTGTTAAAAAAGAGGGCAATTTCCTTGTTTTTTCACTGCTACCTAAAAAGAAGTGA
- the smc gene encoding chromosome segregation protein SMC, with translation MKAWIEKISLQGFKSYGKDRVEIPLGQGFIGIVGPNGSGKSNIGDAISFALGIATAKTLRAKNLSYLIYNRNSDRADYAYVEVHFKNYGLFPLQEEDIVISRKVYQDGRTVFRINGAVVRERDLMDFLSKAGIYENAYNVVLQGDIVRFLKMTPVERRKLIEEIAGIEEYEEKKQKALADLGEVELKIRELRLLMDEMEVHMEKLKEELKRLRLYKELEEAKRSLEIKLNLKTAYEFKRSIDNIKAQIESKEEELKELRQRITGYEERLKTLEEGLKKLNEDLFPFRERVGRISQSMENIDHNVQAHRKRLEDLEKEIYSTQEQIKFLEAQKELLLKDEEDLKKVIEQEEVELISLEESANLLWRSIKEKEDKLKVSLEEMEKTEEKLKELSSILEKNKKELSTLELRIREIDIKKERIREDMERLKEEEEKLKADMAEAIMKRENYQKMLKEEEKSLKHKKEEYQKVEERLRKIRQEREEVLKEMSMIRGRLQSLPPEDLPFEDIKGVYGRVASLVRIKDLEYLKAVETAGGGRLSYVVVENEDVAKECINRLKELRWGRLNFIPLNRIRDTKIPPYPPRMKGVIDFVVNLLDYDPRFEKAVKFVFGDTLLVDSFETAKALGVGTYRMVTLEGELFEKSGVISGGHGEEKGELGRGFYLEELERLNQIHEKLRVEEEREEKLLKALRDELVEKEGVMAILRRRLEEIEEKDKSSFERIRAIEEKLKKAEDYISTLEEEREKAKERIKELREETQYLEEKMENLSLKRQSFLVHYKESGVEDLRVQYEKLRQKMEKLKESIHGKQIKLKEVELEKENIQKEIGRKLAFIDSAQKEMEDLKAQIESLLQKREDLEKELQNINLQAYELYRQKDRLEEEQRSVQSELGKLKFHEENLKEELHRLSIERTRMEERYAENIERLKELGYEGEVMEVKEGMNRLKEELSKVLRELSSLGSVNFKAEEEYKEYEERYKDYQERYKRLKEEKESIKELIEEVESKKLKAFMETFQAINKNLKNIFSQLSPGGKAYMLLEKEEDPFSGGVSLVVKPRGKEVQYLEAISGGEKTLAALSLIFAIQDYRPSPFYYFDEVDAHLDEANARRVGELIKERSKKAQFIVVTLREVLASFADKVIGVSGRGGLSKVFALENPSIAFTD, from the coding sequence GTGAAAGCTTGGATAGAAAAAATAAGTCTACAGGGGTTCAAGTCCTATGGAAAGGATAGGGTAGAAATACCACTGGGACAAGGCTTTATAGGCATTGTGGGACCAAATGGGTCGGGTAAATCCAACATAGGAGATGCCATATCCTTTGCCCTTGGCATAGCCACGGCCAAAACCTTGAGGGCAAAAAACCTTTCATACCTTATCTACAACAGAAACTCTGATAGGGCCGACTATGCCTACGTGGAGGTACATTTTAAAAACTACGGCCTTTTCCCATTGCAAGAGGAAGATATAGTCATATCAAGGAAGGTTTATCAAGATGGAAGGACAGTTTTTCGCATAAACGGTGCGGTAGTGAGGGAAAGGGACCTTATGGACTTTTTGTCAAAGGCTGGCATATACGAAAACGCCTACAATGTGGTGCTTCAGGGGGATATTGTAAGGTTTTTGAAGATGACGCCCGTGGAAAGGAGGAAGCTTATTGAAGAGATTGCAGGCATTGAAGAGTATGAGGAAAAAAAGCAAAAGGCTCTAGCAGACCTTGGGGAAGTAGAGCTAAAGATAAGGGAGCTAAGGCTTTTGATGGATGAGATGGAAGTACATATGGAAAAGCTAAAGGAGGAACTAAAAAGGTTAAGGCTTTACAAGGAGCTGGAGGAAGCAAAGCGAAGCTTAGAAATAAAGCTTAATTTAAAAACTGCTTACGAATTTAAAAGGTCCATTGATAACATAAAGGCTCAAATTGAATCAAAGGAAGAAGAACTAAAGGAGTTAAGGCAAAGGATAACAGGCTATGAAGAGAGGCTAAAGACTCTTGAAGAAGGATTAAAAAAGCTAAATGAGGACCTTTTCCCCTTTAGGGAAAGGGTGGGAAGGATTTCACAATCAATGGAAAACATAGATCATAACGTTCAAGCTCACAGAAAAAGATTGGAAGACCTTGAAAAGGAAATATACTCCACACAGGAACAGATAAAGTTTTTGGAAGCTCAAAAAGAACTTCTTTTAAAAGACGAAGAAGACCTTAAAAAGGTAATAGAACAAGAGGAAGTAGAGCTAATATCTTTGGAAGAATCTGCCAATTTGCTATGGAGAAGTATAAAAGAAAAGGAAGATAAATTAAAAGTGTCCCTTGAAGAAATGGAAAAAACTGAGGAAAAGCTAAAGGAGTTAAGTTCTATTTTGGAAAAAAATAAAAAAGAGCTATCCACATTGGAGCTAAGGATAAGAGAGATTGATATAAAAAAGGAAAGGATAAGGGAGGATATGGAAAGGCTAAAAGAGGAGGAAGAAAAGCTCAAAGCGGATATGGCAGAGGCCATAATGAAAAGGGAAAACTATCAAAAGATGTTAAAAGAAGAAGAAAAATCACTAAAACACAAAAAGGAAGAGTATCAAAAGGTAGAAGAAAGGTTAAGAAAGATAAGACAAGAAAGGGAAGAGGTGCTAAAAGAGATGTCTATGATAAGGGGGAGGCTTCAAAGCCTACCACCAGAGGACCTTCCCTTTGAAGATATAAAAGGAGTATATGGGAGGGTGGCAAGCCTTGTAAGGATAAAAGACTTGGAATACTTAAAGGCTGTGGAAACAGCGGGGGGTGGAAGGCTATCCTATGTGGTGGTTGAAAACGAAGATGTGGCAAAGGAGTGTATAAACAGGTTAAAGGAGTTAAGGTGGGGAAGGTTGAACTTTATACCTTTGAATAGGATAAGGGATACAAAAATACCACCCTATCCACCAAGAATGAAGGGTGTTATAGACTTTGTGGTAAACCTGCTTGACTACGACCCAAGGTTTGAAAAGGCTGTAAAGTTTGTCTTTGGAGACACCCTTTTAGTGGATAGCTTTGAAACTGCCAAGGCCTTAGGTGTAGGCACCTATAGGATGGTGACCCTTGAGGGGGAACTTTTTGAAAAAAGCGGTGTGATAAGCGGTGGCCATGGCGAGGAAAAGGGTGAACTGGGTAGGGGTTTTTACCTTGAAGAGTTGGAAAGGCTAAACCAAATACATGAAAAGCTAAGGGTAGAGGAAGAAAGAGAAGAAAAGCTTTTAAAGGCTTTGAGGGACGAGCTTGTGGAAAAGGAAGGAGTAATGGCCATACTCCGAAGGAGGCTTGAAGAGATAGAAGAAAAAGACAAGTCAAGCTTTGAAAGGATAAGGGCCATAGAAGAAAAGCTTAAAAAGGCGGAGGATTACATAAGCACCTTAGAAGAGGAAAGAGAAAAGGCAAAAGAAAGGATAAAAGAGCTAAGGGAGGAAACCCAATACTTGGAAGAGAAGATGGAAAACCTAAGCCTAAAAAGACAGTCCTTTTTGGTCCACTACAAAGAATCTGGGGTGGAGGACCTAAGGGTGCAGTATGAAAAGCTTCGCCAAAAGATGGAAAAACTAAAAGAATCCATACATGGTAAACAGATAAAACTTAAAGAGGTGGAGCTTGAAAAGGAAAATATACAAAAGGAAATAGGTAGAAAGCTTGCCTTTATAGACAGCGCCCAAAAGGAGATGGAAGACCTAAAGGCACAGATTGAAAGCTTACTACAAAAAAGGGAAGACCTTGAAAAGGAGCTACAAAACATAAACCTACAGGCCTATGAACTATACAGGCAAAAGGATAGACTGGAAGAAGAACAAAGAAGTGTTCAGTCGGAGCTTGGAAAGCTAAAATTCCACGAGGAAAACCTTAAAGAGGAGCTTCACAGGCTAAGCATAGAAAGGACAAGAATGGAAGAGAGGTATGCAGAAAACATTGAAAGATTAAAGGAGCTTGGCTATGAAGGGGAGGTGATGGAGGTAAAGGAGGGAATGAACAGGCTAAAAGAGGAGTTGTCCAAAGTTTTAAGAGAATTATCTTCTTTGGGCAGTGTAAATTTCAAAGCAGAGGAAGAATATAAGGAATACGAAGAGAGGTACAAAGACTACCAAGAAAGGTACAAAAGGTTAAAGGAAGAAAAGGAATCTATAAAGGAACTAATAGAAGAAGTAGAAAGTAAAAAGCTAAAAGCCTTTATGGAAACCTTTCAGGCCATAAACAAGAACTTAAAGAATATCTTCTCTCAGCTATCTCCAGGTGGTAAGGCATACATGCTTCTTGAAAAAGAAGAAGACCCTTTTTCTGGTGGCGTTAGTCTTGTGGTAAAGCCAAGGGGTAAGGAGGTGCAATACCTTGAGGCCATTTCTGGTGGAGAAAAGACGCTTGCAGCACTCTCTCTTATATTTGCCATACAAGACTACAGACCTTCACCTTTTTATTACTTTGATGAGGTAGATGCCCACCTTGATGAGGCCAACGCCAGAAGGGTGGGAGAGCTTATAAAAGAAAGGTCAAAAAAGGCCCAGTTTATCGTGGTAACACTTAGAGAAGTTTTGGCAAGCTTTGCGGATAAGGTTATAGGTGTAAGTGGAAGGGGAGGGCTCTCCAAGGTCTTTGCCTTAGAAAACCCTTCAATTGCGTTTACTGATTAA
- a CDS encoding ATP-dependent Clp protease ATP-binding subunit yields MFEKFTEKARQIILQAREEAIELGHTYLGSEHILLSLIREDDLPSLILSRFGLTPEKVRKAIMGQITRGSHSGEILFAPDAKRVLEFAVEEARILHHQFVGPEHLLIGVVREKTGLGGRILRGFGLDEYSVRREVLQILGELPPQETTKYAPTPNLDRFSRDLTQMAREGKLDPVIGRDKEIERVIQILVRRRKNNPVLLGDPGVGKTAIVEGLAQRIANRQVPDPLLNKRVVALDLAALVAGTKYRGQFEERLKNILKELEKAPNVILFIDEIHTLVGAGSAEGSIDASNMLKPALARGEIQVIGATTLDEYRKYIEKDGALERRFQPIIVEQPSQEDTIRILYGLKAKFEEFHNVEYTPEAIEKAVILSERYITERNLPDKAIDVIDEAGSLVKLRAYQLPPELKELEEKIKEIEEKKEEAANEQDYEKAARLRDEELRLRAKLENLKAKWKQEMSANRPKVTEEDVAEVVARWTGIPVKRIHESDMEKLLHIEEELHKRVVGQEDAIRSIARAIRRSRVGLKGRHRPIGVFLFLGPTGVGKTETAKALAEYLFGSEDALIRFDMSEYMEKHTVSRLVGAPPGYVGYEEGGQLTEKVRRRPYSVLLFDEIEKAHPDVFNIFLQIFDDGRLTDAMGRTVDFSNTIIIMTSNLGARLITHGSQMGFEKKFGMIDYEQMKKNVMDQVKRTFSPEFLNRLDEIIVYRPLEKEDVVKILDLQLNQINESLKEWNVKVKLHKSFVDWIIEKEYKPEYGARSLKRALQHHVEDLLAEELLKGSLADVELVEIRVKDDKPYLKPVKKREKLEAIFNQ; encoded by the coding sequence ATGTTTGAGAAGTTTACTGAGAAGGCAAGGCAAATTATCCTCCAAGCAAGGGAGGAAGCTATAGAGCTTGGGCATACTTATCTTGGCAGTGAGCATATATTGCTATCCTTGATAAGGGAGGATGACCTACCCTCCCTAATACTTTCCCGCTTTGGACTCACTCCAGAAAAGGTGCGCAAAGCCATAATGGGACAGATAACCCGTGGAAGCCACTCGGGTGAGATACTCTTTGCTCCAGATGCCAAAAGGGTGCTGGAGTTTGCCGTAGAAGAGGCCCGCATACTCCACCATCAGTTTGTAGGACCGGAACATCTTCTCATAGGTGTGGTAAGGGAAAAGACTGGCCTTGGTGGAAGGATACTAAGGGGCTTTGGCCTTGATGAATATTCTGTAAGAAGGGAAGTGCTACAAATACTGGGTGAGCTTCCACCGCAAGAGACCACAAAGTATGCACCAACGCCCAACCTTGATAGGTTCTCCAGAGACCTGACCCAGATGGCAAGGGAAGGGAAGCTTGACCCTGTAATAGGAAGGGACAAGGAAATAGAGAGGGTTATACAGATACTTGTAAGGCGCAGGAAGAACAACCCAGTGCTTTTGGGAGACCCAGGCGTGGGCAAAACGGCCATAGTGGAAGGCTTGGCCCAAAGGATAGCCAACAGGCAGGTGCCAGACCCGCTTCTGAATAAAAGGGTGGTAGCTCTTGACCTTGCAGCCCTTGTGGCAGGTACCAAGTATAGGGGACAGTTTGAAGAAAGGCTCAAAAACATTCTCAAAGAGCTTGAGAAGGCTCCCAACGTAATACTCTTCATAGATGAAATACACACTCTTGTAGGTGCTGGCTCTGCGGAAGGCTCCATTGACGCAAGCAATATGCTAAAGCCAGCATTGGCAAGGGGTGAAATACAGGTGATAGGTGCCACCACCCTTGATGAATACAGGAAGTACATAGAGAAGGATGGCGCCCTTGAGAGAAGGTTCCAACCCATAATAGTAGAACAGCCTTCTCAAGAGGACACCATAAGGATACTCTACGGACTAAAGGCTAAGTTTGAAGAGTTCCACAACGTAGAATACACACCAGAGGCCATAGAGAAGGCCGTAATCCTCTCCGAAAGGTATATAACGGAGAGAAATCTACCAGACAAGGCCATAGACGTGATAGACGAGGCCGGCTCATTGGTAAAGCTTAGGGCTTACCAACTACCTCCAGAGCTAAAGGAGCTTGAGGAAAAGATAAAAGAAATAGAGGAAAAGAAGGAAGAGGCAGCCAACGAGCAAGACTATGAGAAGGCAGCAAGGTTAAGGGATGAGGAGCTAAGGCTAAGGGCAAAGCTTGAAAACCTAAAGGCAAAATGGAAGCAGGAGATGTCCGCCAACAGGCCAAAGGTTACAGAAGAGGATGTGGCAGAGGTGGTGGCAAGATGGACTGGTATACCGGTAAAGAGGATACACGAAAGCGATATGGAAAAGCTCCTCCATATAGAAGAAGAGCTTCACAAGAGGGTAGTAGGTCAAGAGGATGCTATAAGGTCCATAGCCAGAGCCATAAGAAGGTCAAGGGTTGGGCTCAAAGGTAGACACAGACCAATAGGAGTTTTCCTCTTCCTTGGTCCTACCGGTGTAGGAAAGACAGAAACGGCAAAGGCTTTGGCAGAGTACCTTTTTGGTTCGGAAGATGCCCTTATAAGGTTTGATATGTCCGAATATATGGAAAAGCACACCGTATCAAGGCTTGTTGGTGCCCCTCCAGGCTATGTGGGCTATGAGGAAGGCGGTCAGCTAACAGAAAAGGTGCGTAGAAGACCTTACTCTGTGCTACTCTTTGACGAGATAGAAAAGGCTCACCCCGATGTGTTTAACATCTTCCTACAGATCTTTGACGATGGAAGGCTTACAGACGCCATGGGCAGAACGGTGGACTTCTCCAACACCATAATCATCATGACCTCCAACCTTGGAGCAAGGCTCATAACCCATGGCAGTCAGATGGGCTTTGAGAAGAAGTTTGGCATGATAGATTACGAACAGATGAAGAAAAACGTTATGGACCAGGTAAAAAGGACCTTTAGCCCAGAGTTTCTCAACAGGCTTGATGAGATCATAGTCTATAGACCTCTTGAGAAGGAAGATGTGGTTAAAATACTGGACTTGCAGCTTAACCAAATCAATGAAAGCCTCAAAGAATGGAACGTAAAAGTTAAACTTCACAAGAGCTTTGTGGATTGGATAATTGAAAAGGAGTACAAGCCCGAGTATGGAGCAAGAAGCTTAAAGAGGGCATTGCAACACCATGTGGAAGACCTCTTGGCAGAAGAGCTACTAAAAGGTAGCCTTGCGGATGTAGAGCTTGTAGAGATAAGGGTAAAGGATGACAAGCCTTATCTAAAGCCTGTGAAGAAAAGGGAGAAGCTGGAAGCCATATTTAATCAGTAA
- the dnaX gene encoding DNA polymerase III subunit gamma/tau, whose amino-acid sequence MYIPFARKYRPRTFSEVVGQEVPVRVLKNAIRLGKLSHAYLFAGPRGTGKTTIARILTKAVNCLQPKEGEPCGVCENCVAIDKGSFPDLIEIDAASNRGIDDIRSIRDAVSYAPIKGKYKVYILDEAHMLTKEAFNALLKTLEEPPPRTIFILCTTEYEKIIPTILSRCQRLIFSKLREDQIVENLKRICQKEGLECEEKALYMLAKLSDGGMRDAVSLLDQVSTYGEGKVKVELVEEFLGIVSQERVREFLLLLLDSKVDEALDFVRDLSQKGFNLVRFCDLLEEEIRSLLLYRSLKDPEKVMRVEDFHKSLQTVPLNALLYLEKVVNTIRIDARSRDILRAFELAIIKTQIIKDILPISQLLKYGLQVKVEEKPEDKAEEEKKTQEDPKINPLEAFEGKVDSLTFEILKRSRYEIKEDRVVFYVEEGSLTQEDINKLKAINPKTDFVIEKIEKENASLPPFAEKIKDMFGAKIISHEQRDKGKGASGKGS is encoded by the coding sequence ATGTATATCCCCTTTGCCAGAAAGTATAGGCCAAGGACCTTTTCTGAGGTGGTAGGGCAAGAGGTGCCAGTCCGAGTTCTCAAAAACGCCATAAGACTGGGAAAACTCTCGCATGCCTATCTTTTTGCTGGTCCAAGGGGGACGGGGAAGACCACCATAGCCAGAATACTTACAAAGGCCGTAAACTGTCTTCAACCAAAGGAGGGAGAGCCTTGCGGAGTTTGTGAAAACTGTGTGGCCATAGACAAAGGCTCCTTCCCAGACCTTATAGAGATAGACGCAGCCTCCAACAGGGGCATAGATGATATTAGGTCCATAAGGGACGCGGTCTCTTATGCACCCATAAAGGGCAAATACAAGGTCTATATACTTGACGAAGCCCATATGCTCACAAAGGAGGCCTTTAACGCCCTTTTGAAGACCTTGGAAGAGCCACCACCCAGAACCATCTTTATCCTTTGCACCACCGAATACGAAAAGATCATACCCACCATCCTTTCAAGATGCCAAAGGCTCATCTTCTCCAAGCTAAGAGAAGACCAGATTGTGGAAAACCTAAAGAGGATATGCCAAAAGGAAGGCCTTGAGTGTGAAGAAAAGGCCCTATACATGTTGGCAAAGCTAAGCGACGGTGGAATGAGGGATGCGGTATCTCTTTTGGACCAGGTTAGCACCTACGGTGAGGGAAAGGTAAAGGTGGAGCTGGTGGAGGAGTTTTTGGGTATAGTCTCCCAGGAGAGGGTAAGGGAGTTTCTCCTTTTACTTTTGGATTCTAAGGTGGATGAGGCCCTTGACTTTGTGAGGGACCTTAGCCAAAAGGGCTTTAACCTTGTGAGGTTCTGCGACCTTCTGGAGGAGGAAATAAGGTCCCTTCTACTTTATAGGAGCCTAAAGGACCCAGAAAAGGTAATGAGAGTGGAAGACTTTCACAAAAGCCTTCAGACTGTGCCGCTCAATGCCCTACTATACCTTGAAAAGGTGGTAAACACCATAAGGATAGATGCAAGAAGTAGGGACATCCTTAGAGCCTTTGAGCTTGCCATCATAAAGACACAGATAATAAAGGACATTTTGCCCATAAGCCAGCTATTAAAGTATGGATTGCAGGTAAAGGTGGAGGAAAAGCCAGAGGATAAAGCGGAGGAAGAAAAAAAGACGCAAGAGGACCCAAAGATAAACCCTCTTGAGGCCTTTGAAGGTAAGGTGGATAGCCTTACCTTTGAGATATTAAAGAGGTCAAGGTATGAGATAAAGGAAGACAGGGTGGTCTTCTATGTGGAGGAGGGAAGTCTTACTCAAGAGGATATAAACAAACTAAAGGCCATAAATCCAAAGACGGATTTTGTGATAGAGAAAATAGAAAAGGAGAATGCCTCATTGCCACCCTTTGCAGAAAAGATAAAGGATATGTTTGGTGCAAAGATAATAAGCCATGAGCAAAGAGATAAGGGCAAGGGTGCTTCTGGTAAGGGTTCCTAA
- a CDS encoding DUF4911 domain-containing protein — MSKEIRARVLLVRVPKRYIGLFTALMDGAGRKAIVRTKEKSSDEVYLIATPDTFEDLYPILENIKRHIPLEIVGEVSHIDVG; from the coding sequence ATGAGCAAAGAGATAAGGGCAAGGGTGCTTCTGGTAAGGGTTCCTAAGAGGTATATAGGCCTTTTTACAGCCCTAATGGACGGTGCAGGAAGGAAGGCCATAGTGAGGACAAAGGAGAAAAGCTCCGATGAGGTCTACCTTATTGCCACGCCAGACACCTTTGAAGACCTATACCCCATCCTTGAAAATATAAAAAGGCACATTCCACTTGAGATAGTGGGAGAGGTAAGCCATATAGATGTGGGATAA